A genomic window from Macaca mulatta isolate MMU2019108-1 chromosome 19, T2T-MMU8v2.0, whole genome shotgun sequence includes:
- the LOC114675612 gene encoding pregnancy-specific beta-1-glycoprotein 11-like, translated as MGAPSAPPCTLHITWKELLLTASLLIFWNSPTTAQVTIEAQPTNISEGNDVLLLVHNLPKNPAAYIWYKGQIMDLQNYITAYTIDTERIIFGPAYSGRERVYSNASLLIQSVNQKDAGSYSVKIIKRGYRTEGVTGHFTLYVETPKPYISSSNLNPREGMETVTLSCDPDTPNASYLWWINGQSLPISPRLQLSENNRTLILFGVTKRTAGPYECQMKSPVSSSRSDPVTLNPVYGPDVPSILAPVRYYYYTGENIHLYCFADSNPPAEYSWKINGKFLQSGQELYIRDITTKHDGLYGCSARNSATGSERSTFKRIKVYSKWILHHWQ; from the exons ATGGGGGCcccctcagcccctccctgcaCACTGCACATCACCTGGAAGGAGCTCCTGCTCACAG CATCACTTTTAATCTTCTGGAACTCGCCGACCACTGCCCAAGTCACAATTGAAGCTCAGCCAACCAATATTTCCGAGGGGAACGATGTTCTTCTACTTGTGCACAATTTACCCAAGAATCCTGCTGCCTACATCTGGTACAAAGGGCAAATAATGGACCTCCAAAATTACATTACAGCATATACAATAGACACTGAAAGAATTATATTTGGGCCTGCATACAGTGGACGAGAAAGAGTATATTCCAATGCATCCCTGCTGATCCAGAGTGTGAACCAGAAGGACGCAGGATCCTACTCCGTAAAAATCATAAAGCGAGGTTACAGGACTGAAGGAGTAACTGGACATTTCACCTTATATG TGGAGACTCCCAAGCCCTACATCTCCAGCAGCAACTTAAaccccagggagggcatggagaCTGTGACCTTATCCTGTGATCCTGACACTCCGAACGCAAGCTACCTGTGGTGGATAAATGGTCAGAGCCTCCCTATCAGTCCCAGGCTGCAGCTGTCCGAAAACAACAGGACCCTCATTCTATTTGGTGTCACAAAGCGTACTGCAGGACCCTACGAATGTCAAATGAAGAGCCCAGTGAGTTCCAGCCGCAGTGACCCAGTCACCCTGAATCCCGTCT ATGGTCCAGACGTACCCAGCATTTTGGCTCCAGTCAGGTATTACTACTATACAGGAGAAAACATCCACTTGTACTGCTTCGCGGACTCTAACCCACCGGCAGAGTATTCTTGGAAGATTAATGGGAAGTTTCTGCAATCAGGACAAGAGCTCTATATCCGCGATATTACTACAAAGCATGACGGGCTCTATGGTTGCTCTGCTCGTAACTCAGCCACTGGCAGCGAACGTTCCACATTCAAGAGGATCAAAGTCTATAGTAAGTGGATCCTGCATCATTGGCAATAG